A genomic stretch from Thunnus maccoyii chromosome 19, fThuMac1.1, whole genome shotgun sequence includes:
- the edf1 gene encoding endothelial differentiation-related factor 1 homolog, translating into MAESDWDTVTVLRKKGPTAAQAKSKQAITSAQRRGEEVETTKKWSAGQNKQHLVTKNTAKLDRETEELHHDRVPLEVGKVIQKGRQDKGLTQKDLATKINEKPQVIADYESGKAIPNNQVLGKVERAIGLKLRGKDIGLPLEAKPKKK; encoded by the exons ATGGCAGAAAGCGACTGGGACACCGTGACTGTCTTGAGGAAGAAGGGGCCGACTGCTGCGCAGGCCAAATCGAAGCAG GCTATCACCTCTGCTCAGAGACGTGGGGAGGAAGTTGAGACGACCAAGAAAT GGTCTGCAGGGCAGAACAAACAGCATCTTGTGACAAAGAACACAGCCAAACTAGACCGCGAGACAGAGGAGCTGCACCATGACAGAGTTCCCCTGGAGGTGGGCAAGGTCATTCAGAAAGGGAGACAGGACAAAGGCCTGACCCAGAAAGACCTGGCCACT AAAATTAATGAGAAGCCTCAAGTCATTGCGGACTATGAGAGTGGGAAAGCAATTCCCAACAACCAGGTCCTGGGCAAGGTAGAGAGAGCAATTG GGCTGAAACTACGTGGGAAGGATATTGGTCTACCCCTGGAGGCAAAACCCAAGAAGAAATGA
- the LOC121885857 gene encoding inactive tyrosine-protein kinase PRAG1-like yields the protein MSACSDFAEHVWKPGSCKNCFHPISAHNTVGGLDGSVPAACLKKSTLGGGEEAGVTSPSPYSKPTIAVKPTMMSLDTNESMTDVNMNIEQENTKSPVECFGLKKLLGLSSLYIDSNDCNKAHKEAVLQSPETKMDYDNCFPLSPNILPKDSMIISNIFVTQEEGKGSQSLKKNANGDTCKQQNSTTATRTKSTYNGSGVTNRANYHDAHHASVEIPFTMDIVPSSPATVHSNGISCGSTAALTTKTSSTSITSSTTALSVNTTSHNSQSSLHSPPVLSVQTSLSDSSCSYRSSTDSLPGAEGSGGRRVRSGSPQSPPTMGSSQSAPNSPNGQSDTEPIYAESTKKKRRSQGNGVQSHPESPNQTKNSPQCSESELSGESQRATITVMAAHTEENNRTFYLSSPDSAVSTQCHFSPTARKDPSSPAFRWPSPSRSAPSLTTEASLNPTLSPKPQSSPPIPPKRTTRSPKLGTSSLSPSMSSLVSLPELPKMGTSSLSPSISSPVPLPELPMLFLVSAREGHFKVHTENHSVASERWLKPHHHSSGWNCCIEEEEEEEERERKEGEKKKLAANPGTTSRVTGLVNGAAVWKESRDWKAHSSPPPMTEPGTAPPAAHNNGACQGETEGTGAEEEGKHNGSMPAKQPLHDGSSEILAAGKGAANHESNPPPPPPKKQHRVCGKMSGSNMELDRCSQQGSVESPTSSLRGLGSASLPTASTDSLTADTGSRDATRMSCSSPFPSPVASAPGSPHPPLFNSLSNQPPPLPQKKTVNRTVSAPDSANGKPFVRAYPRLPFTGSESNVCRPADVSCRSSLPSSPVDPRPIFSSNESLEFCHSPLSRPSRSRTLDEPLKGHGRLGVHCRSSVTCSSSPQLSAPFSASEPGSAPNLGSSLQLQTLLSNIDSREGVYSKLGGLYAESLRRLALKCEDHFTRSQRNPLRFEESNWSLFRLTSNKPSCIAGDAVYYSAACASDPSNSYAVKICKSPSMEAKQGHFYSLSVQQSMPPHFNLQQDCGHFLACVPQSMLPSDQVSLPTTPASSLPQPSASAPGQQLDRERVVVITPEIPQQTTADFVREWEAFHKSQPEVYERRICFLLLQLCNGLEHLKEHGVTHRDLCLENLLLVPHHRRSPLAQTQPSNLPQQNTNDASASNGSSAVDIQRHLPRLLISNFAKAKRRSSEDAASASVDPRIKRDHARLAPEIVSAAQYRKFDEFQTGILIYELLHQPNPFEVSPALREQDYRCEDLPSIPAVSLYSAGLQRLAQLLLQPDPIKRIHIQEAKRILQSLLWGPRKDLMEQQWERHGQGGGFVDGSRHEGLLNWLDVKRALLMMKFAERSLEAERNAELEDWLCCQYFSSAHPLSLCHTAELLYSLK from the exons ATGTCAGCGTGCAGCGACTTTGCAGAACACGTGTGGAAACCCGGCTCTTGTAAGAACTGCTTCCACCCGATTAGCGCGCACAACACTGTCGGCGGCCTGGATGGCAGCGTGCCAGCTGCTTGTCTGAAGAAGAGCACCCTGGGAGGTGGTGAAGAAGCTGGAGTGACATCACCGTCACCCTACAGCAAGCCAACCATCGCTGTCAAACCCACTATGATGAGCCTTGACACCAACGAGTCGATGACTGATGTCAACATGAACATAGAGCAG GAGAACACAAAGAGCCCAGTCGAGTGTTTTGGCCTGAAGAAGCTGTTGGGCCTGTCATCTCTTTACATTGATAGTAACGACTGCAACAAAGCCCATAAAGAGGCGGTTCTACAGAGTCCAGAAACCAAGATGGACTATGACAACTGCTTCCCCTTGTCTCCCAATATCCTGCCTAAAGACTCCATGATCATCAGCAACATCTTTGTCACCCAGGAAGAGGGCAAAGGTTCTCagagtttaaagaaaaatgccaaTGGAGACACATGTAAGCAGCAGAATAGTACGACCGCCACCAGAACCAAGAGCACTTATAATGGAAGTGGTGTGACCAACAGGGCAAATTATCATGACGCCCATCATGCATCTGTGGAGATACCTTTCACCATGGATATTGTCCCTTCCAGTCCTGCCACAGTTCATAGCAATGGTATCAGCTGTGGGAGTACTGCTGCTCTCACCACTAAGACATCCAGCACTTCCAtcacttcttccaccacagcttTAAGCGTGAACACCACCAGCCACAATTCTCAGTCATCCCTCCACTCTCCTCCCGTCCTGTCTGTACAGACCAGCCTATCGGACTCCTCTTGTTCTTATCGTAGTAGTACAGATTCACTTCCGGGGGCAGAGGGTTCAGGAGGGAGACGAGTAAGGTCAGGGAGCCCCCAAAGCCCACCAACCATGGGTAGCTCACAGTCAGCACCCAACTCTCCCAATGGGCAGTCAGACACAGAACCCATTTATGCAGAGAGCACCAAGAAAAAGCGCAGGTCGCAAGGAAATGGGGTGCAATCCCATCCAGAGTCCCCAAACCAGACTAAGAACTCGCCACAATGCTCTGAGTCTGAGCTTTCAGGAGAGAGTCAGCGGGCCACCATCACTGTGATGGCTGCTCACACAGAGGAGAACAACAGGACTTTCTACCTGAGCAGCCCCGATTCTGCCGTCAGCACCCAATGCCACTTTAGCCCCACAGCACGAAAAGACCCCAGCAGCCCAGCCTTCCGCTGGCCCAGTCCAAGCCGTAGTGCACCCTCCTTGACCACAGAAGCCAGTCTAAACCCCACTCTCAGCCCCAAACCTCAGTCTAGCCCACCCATTCCCCCAAAGAGGACTACTCGCTCCCCCAAACTGGGCACCTCCAGCCTCTCTCCGTCCATGTCTTCTCTAGTCTCGCTTCCTGAACTCCCCAAAATGGGCACCTCCAGCCTTTCACCGTCCATCTCGTCTCCTGTCCCTCTCCCTGAGCTCCCCATGCTTTTCCTTGTCTCTGCTAGAGAAGGCCACTTCAAGGTCCATACAGAGAACCACAGCGTGGCATCTGAACGCTGGCTCAAGCCCCACCATCACAGTTCAGGCTGGAACTGTTGCattgaggaagaggaggaggaggaggagagagagcggaaagagggggagaagaagaaactggCTGCCAACCCAGGGACAACCTCTCGGGTGACAGGCCTGGTCAATGGTGCCGCTGTCTGGAAGGAGTCCAGGGACTGGAAGGCCCACAGTAGCCCCCCTCCGATGACAGAGCCAGGCACGGCCCCCCCGGCTGCCCACAACAATGGTGCCTGTCAGGGGGAGACTGAGGGCACCGGTGCAGAGGAGGAGGGCAAGCATAACGGGAGCATGCCGGCCAAGCAACCGTTGCATGACGGCTCATCAGAGATACTGGCAGCAGGGAAGGGAGCTGCCAACCATGAGTCCAATCCACCACCTCCCCCGCCTAAGAAACAGCACAG AGTATGTGGTAAGATGAGTGGCAGCAACATGGAGCTGGACCGCTGTAGCCAACAAGGATCAGTAGAGAGCCCTACTTCATCTCTTCGGGGCCTGGGAAGCGCCAGCCTACCCACTGCCTCCACTGACAGCCTGACCGCTGACACCG gCTCTCGAGATGCTACCCGGATGTCTTGTTCCTCTCCATTTCCCAGTCCAGTGGCCTCAGCTCCAGGGTCTCCTCACCCACCCTTGTTTAACAGCTTAAGTAACCAGCCACCTCCGCTCCCGCAGAAAAAAACGGTCAACCGCACCGTGTCGGCCCCCGATAGTGCCAACGGAAAACCCTTTGTCCGAGCCTACCCACGCCTCCCGTTCACTGGCTCAGAAAGCAACGTGTGTCGACCCGCTGATGTCAGCTGCCGGTCCAGTTTACCATCCAGCCCTGTTGACCCGCGACCCATTTTCTCCTCTAATGAGTCTCTGGAGTTCTGTCACTCCCCGCTAAGCAGACCCTCAAGGTCCCGGACACTGGATGAGCCGCTGAAGGGTCATGGGCGTCTGGGTGTCCACTGCCGAAGCAGTGTGACTTGCTCCTCTTCCCCCCAGCTCAGCGCACCCTTTTCAGCCTCAGAACCGGGTTCAGCACCAAATTTGGGCTCCAGCCTGCAACTCCAGACCCTCCTGAGTAACATCGACAGTAGGGAGGGAGTGTACTCCAAACTGGGAGGCCTGTACGCCGAATCTCTGCGGCGATTGGCGCTAAAATGTGAGGATCACTTCACTCGCTCCCAGAGGAACCCGCTTAGGTTCGAGGAGAGCAACTGGTCTCtgttcaggctcacatccaACAAGCCGAGCTGCATTGCAGGAGACGCTGTGTACTACTCTGCTGCCTGTGCCTCTGACCCCAGCAACTCCTATGCTGTAAAG aTCTGTAAGAGTCCATCCATGGAGGCCAAACAGGGCCATTTCTACAGTCTGTCAGTGCAGCAGAGCATGCCTCCCCACTTCAACCTCCAGCAGGACTGTGGCCACTTTCTCGCTTGTGTTCCCCAGAGCATGTTGCCCTCTGATCAAGTCTCTCTGCCAACAACACCTGCTTCATCACTGCCTCAGCCGTCCGCGTCTGCACCTGGCCAACAGTTAGACCGAGAGCGAGTGGTGGTCATCACTCCAGAGATCCCGCAGCAGACAACAGCTGACTTTGTTCGGGAGTGGGAGGCGTTCCATAAGAGTCAGCCAGAAGTGTACGAGCGCCGCATatgcttcctcctcctgcagctctgcAACGGCCTGGAGCACTTGAAGGAGCATGGGGTCACGCACCGCGACCTATGCCTCGAAAACCTTTTGTTGGTGCCTCATCACCGCAGGTCACCGCTGGCACAGACTCAACCCTCCAATTTGCCCCAACAGAACACCAATGACGCAAGCGCTAGTAACGGTTCAAGTGCTGTAGACATTCAGCGTCACCTGCCGCGACTCCTCATCAGCAACTTTGCCAAGGCCAAGCGTCGCTCATCCGAGGACGCTGCCTCAGCCAGCGTGGACCCTCGCATCAAACGTGACCATGCCAGACTGGCGCCTGAGATTGTGTCAGCAGCCCAGTATCGCAAATTTGATGAATTCCAGACTGGAATCTTGATCTATGAGCTCCTTCACCAACCCAACCCATTTGAGGTGAGTCCAGCTCTGAGGGAGCAAGACTACCGCTGTGAGGACTTGCCCTCCATCCCTGCTGTCTCCCTTTACTCAGCTGGTCTCCAGAGGCTGGCCCAGCTCCTGCTCCAACCAGACCCCATCAAACGCATCCACATCCAGGAGGCTAAGCGCATACTGCAGAGCCTGCTCTGGGGCCCCAGGAAGGACCTGATGGAACAGCAGTGGGAGAGACACGGACAGGGGGGAGGCTTCGTCGACGGATCCCGACACGAGGGCCTCCTCAACTGGCTGGACGTGAAACGGGCGCTGCTGATGATGAAGTTTGCTGAGCGTTCACTGGAGGCCGAGAGGAACGCAGAGCTGGAGGACTGGCTGTGCTGCCAGTATTTCTCCTCAGCtcaccctctgtctctctgccatACTGCTGAACTGCTGTACTCACTAAAGTGA